The window AAAACATCTCAGCAGAaaacatcttttttttgtcaactagaTAATGAGAAAACATCTTAAGAAGCAAAAGTCAGGGTTTTCCACTATTTGGTATAAGCTCTGGActtgtgtaaaaaaaaaaggtatagcTCTGGACATGGAGGCACAGTCACTTTTAAGAGCcctaaaacaaacaaacaacttGGGTCctttaaaacaattttatagAAGAAAACTGGAACTTTTTAGCCTTTTTAAGTATGAACCATTTTTAAAACGATTTTAAATGTGTTcactttaataaaacatatatttaaattgtgCTTATTTAGAAAAGAAAAGTTTAATGGGCCTTTCTTGTACTAAAGATAACTGTTGCAACTCTGCCCAGTACTCTTGGATCGGGTCTTGGAAATGCCCACGGCTCATTCGGTGAGTACGTGTTTTTGtacttgtaaaaaaaaacatcccAGCAAATAATGCAGACCAGTTACAAGATCAGTTGGACCTACCGCAATTAGATACAACATTCAATatctaattttattatttaaatcaaTTTCACTTTATTCAAAACAAATAGAAGAACATAGTATTCCGACAtctgttccaaaaaaaaaaggattccgacatcatcatcatcggacGAAGCCATCGCCGTTTATCAACGACGGAAATACAGCTTGACGCCGTTAACTTATCTCTCGAACTAATAAACAATCACTTGACGACGTAAGGGGTTACGCTTGTCGCCTGTCGGTTCGTAATTGACACAAATACCCCTCCGtctcataaaattaaaaaactaattttttcgCGTCAATTACAACGCAACAAAGGAAGAACAACaaatccctctctctctctcaatctcaatcgtctacattatcatcatcaccaccaccacttACTGTGAGAGATCCTCTCGATTCATAGTTTCTCACTATTGAAATCTGAAGACATCTCTGTAAATCCATTCAATCTGCTTCTTTTCCCCCAAAAGtctggagaaaaaaaaagtctctTTCTGGGCTTCTTCATCGTCTTCCTTCCCACTGCGATTTCGTTCTGAAAGGAGGAAGGAATCGCGATCTCGATTGAAGGGTCTGTAGTGATTGAGGTTTGAAGTATCATCATTGCAGAAAGAGATCATCTTTCGTTTTTCGTCAAGCTCAATCAATGGAGGATTGATTAGATTTCTAGGGTTTCAGATTGGAACAATGTACTCGAAGCAGTTCATCCTCTCCTTCTCCTTCCTCCTCTCCCTCCcaatcatcttcttcatcttcatcgccCCACATGTCTTCCCCTCCCCACCCACCGAGCCCCTCATCCCAATCTCCGACGAGATCTCCGACCAAACCCTCTTCTCCTCCGCCGCCGCCTCCACCTCCCTCTCCCACCTCTCCTCCGGCTACCCTAACCCCAAGCTCAAGATCGCCTTCCTCTTCCTCACCAACTCCGACCTCCACTTCGCCCCGATCTGGGACCGATTCTTCTCCTCCCACCCCAGATCCCTCTACAACGTCTACGTCCACGCTGACCCCTTCGTCAACATCACACGCCCCCAAAAAGGCTCCGTCTTTGCAAACGCATTCATCGCAAACGCGAAACGCACCGCGCGCGCCTCGCCGACGCTCATCTCCGCGACGCGCCGCCTCCTCGCAACGGCCTTCCTCGACGACCCCGCCAACACCTACTTCGCAGTCCTCTCTCAGTACTGCGTCCCTCTGCATTCCTTCAGCTACGTTTACACCTCCCTCTTCGAATCCGCGACGTTCGATAAGTCGGACCCGGATCCGAGTCCGAGGGGGGTCCGGGTGTTGTTTCGGACCTTCATCGAGCTCATCTCCGACGAGCCGAGGCTATGGAAACGGTACAACGCTCGGGGGAGGTACGCTATGTTGCCTGAGGTTCCGTTTGAGAAGTTCAGAGTTGGTTCGCAGTTCTTTGTCATGACGAGGAGACATGCGTTGTTGACTATCAAAGATCGGGTCTTGTGGAGGAAGTTTAAGCTTCCTTGTTATCGTTCGGATGCTTGTTACCCCGAGGAGCATTATTTTCCGACGCTGTTGAATATGAAGGATCCGGATGGGTGTACTGGGTATACCTTGACTCAGGTTAACTGGACTGGGACTGTGAAAGGGCATCCTTATACTTATAGACCCAAGGAAGTGGTGCCTGAGTTGATTAAGAGACTCAGGAGGTCGAGCCACTCTAGCTCTTACCTTTTTGCACGCAAGTTTACGCCTGATTGCTTGAAGCCGTTACTGGCCATTGCGGACTCGGTGATTTTCAGAGATTAAGTTTTTGCCGGTAAGTGTTTCTCAAAGCCTTCCCCCTTTTGGATTCCTATGTTTCTGGAGGGCATTGTGATAGGACTGTGTGGCTTGGTTTATGAACTTAATTGTAGATTGATTGATAATTGTAATGTTAAGGCTTGGTTAGAAACATGGTTACAAGCTGAACTCTAGCTGTGGTAATAAGATTAGATCATGAGACAGAAGAATCATTTTGGATTATACAAATCTGACTTGAAAAGGATAATGTGCTCTTATCAGCTGCATTGCTTTGTTTTATAGATTTCCTGAAAAGTGAGGATACAATTTATTAGTTTAGATCAATCAAGCCGCCCTGATATAATAAACCATCTATAAATCTATAGTGTCTCTACCATCAATAGTCTGATTATATGCAAAGCTTTGTTATGGTTGTTATCAATCATTACACTCGGATTCCTCGGTGATTATCTAAAGAAAAGCATGTATCCTTAGTTAAGGCTTATTTCTACATCGGCATGACTATGCTCCCTATTCATTAATCAGGAGAAGCAATTTGGTTT of the Brassica rapa cultivar Chiifu-401-42 chromosome A03, CAAS_Brap_v3.01, whole genome shotgun sequence genome contains:
- the LOC103856497 gene encoding glycosyltransferase BC10 — encoded protein: MYSKQFILSFSFLLSLPIIFFIFIAPHVFPSPPTEPLIPISDEISDQTLFSSAAASTSLSHLSSGYPNPKLKIAFLFLTNSDLHFAPIWDRFFSSHPRSLYNVYVHADPFVNITRPQKGSVFANAFIANAKRTARASPTLISATRRLLATAFLDDPANTYFAVLSQYCVPLHSFSYVYTSLFESATFDKSDPDPSPRGVRVLFRTFIELISDEPRLWKRYNARGRYAMLPEVPFEKFRVGSQFFVMTRRHALLTIKDRVLWRKFKLPCYRSDACYPEEHYFPTLLNMKDPDGCTGYTLTQVNWTGTVKGHPYTYRPKEVVPELIKRLRRSSHSSSYLFARKFTPDCLKPLLAIADSVIFRD